The Dendropsophus ebraccatus isolate aDenEbr1 chromosome 3, aDenEbr1.pat, whole genome shotgun sequence genome includes a region encoding these proteins:
- the FOXB2 gene encoding forkhead box protein B2 codes for MPRPGKNSYSDQKPPYSYISLTAMAIQSSTEKMLPLSDIYKFIMDRFPYYRENTQRWQNSLRHNLSFNDCFIKIPRRPDQPGKGSFWALHPDCGDMFENGSFLRRRKRFKVHRAEHLASKNHQMIHYFHHQHNQTKLSLPTSDGPAAVAGIGRLPHFQPYNQSTGFKHPFAIENIIGRDYKGVMAGGLPLASMMHHLGYPVPSQLSNMVSSMWPHVGMMDSMTGMAVSQEYGHFGVPMKTICHAPTQTIPAVPVPIKPTASLPPVSAMPSLTVNPGSMCPPTAPQAAVAATLLEQSPGTHSDSKTGMLHSVLVHS; via the coding sequence ATGCCTCGACCAGGGAAGAACTCATACAGTGACCAGAAGCCACCCTATTCCTATATTTCATTGACTGCCATGGCCATTCAGAGCTCCACTGAGAAGATGCTACCTCTTAGTGACATTTATAAATTCATCATGGACAGGTTCCCCTACTACAGAGAGAACACCCAGAGGTGGCAGAACTCTCTCAGACACAACCTGTCCTTCAACGATTGCTTCATCAAGATCCCAAGAAGACCTGACCAGCCAGGGAAAGGAAGCTTCTGGGCTCTGCACCCTGACTGTGGAGACATGTTCGAGAATGGAAGCTTCTTAAGGAGAAGGAAGAGGTTTAAGGTGCACAGGGCAGAGCACTTAGCTTCCAAAAATCACCAGATGATTCATTATTTCCATCACCAACACAACCAAACCAAGCTGAGTCTCCCAACTTCTGATGGACCAGCAGCAGTGGCTGGAATTGGAAGACTCCCCCACTTCCAGCCATACAACCAGTCCACTGGATTTAAGCACCCATTTGCCATAGAGAACATTATTGGCAGAGATTATAAAGGGGTGATGGCTGGGGGGCTTCCTTTAGCGTCTATGATGCATCACTTGGGATATCCTGTACCCAGTCAACTTAGCAACATGGTCAGCTCCATGTGGCCTCATGTTGGCATGATGGACTCTATGACAGGCATGGCAGTGTCTCAGGAGTATGGACATTTCGGAGTACCCATGAAGACAATATGCCATGCTCCTACTCAGACTATTCCAGCTGTGCCTGTGCCAATAAAGCCAACTGCATCCCTGCCACCGGTATCTGCCATGCCAAGCCTGACTGTAAATCCTGGTAGTATGTGCCCCCCAACAGCCCcccaggcagcagtggcagccaccCTCCTGGAGCAGTCACCGGGCACCCACTCAGACAGCAAGACTGGTATGCTGCACTCAGTACTGGTCCACTCCTAA